TTGACCCCAAAAACAGGTCCCAGTGAAGGTTCTCTTAAAGCAACCATCACATTCTTGCCAAGTTTCTGCATGGCATCAGCCAACCCAACGGTAGTTGTGGTTTTTCCTTCACCGGCAGGTGTGGGATTGATTGCCGTAACCAGAATAAGTTTACCGTCAGAAGCATCGGAATTCTTTAATAAGTTATAATCGATTTTCGCCTTGTACTTTCCGTATTGTTCCAGATATTTATCATCAATACCTGCCTTTGCAGCGATGTCTGTAATCGGCTGCATCTCACACTCCTGAGCAATTTCAATGTCTGTTTTGAATCCCATAACAACTCCTCCTTATAAAGAATCTTTTTGGCAAAGTGCCATTTTTTCTATAAAAACCGGGTGTTTTCTCTCCCGACTCTTATACTATATTTACTTTTTTAAGGTTCTGGGGCATGATGCGGCATACCTACGGATTGCTGCGCATTTTGTGCCTCTGCAATCCCTGTATCACATTTGTCGCAGGACTGAAGAAAAGAAGGTTCGTAATTACACAATATACTACTGTCATAACACAAAATTGAATGATACGCGCAGGCATAATTGCAAAAAAATTGAAGCCATTAAACAACACCAGACCTGCGGTGGTAAGTCCCAATGAGCTTATTACAGAGGCAAGTGTCACCCCGGCACATAGCCACATGCTCTTTTTTACCCTGCTCCCTTTCAAAAATAAAGGTCTGAACAATACCGGTATTACACCCCATAGTATAGCAGCAAGTGTAATGAGCGGATTAACAGCATAACCCTTCATGAAACAACCAACAATATCAGCAGTAAATCCCACTACGGCTCCTGCCACCGGCCCGAACCAAAGTCCTGCCAGAATTGTACATACACTTCCAAGTGAAATTCTTGCGAATCCCAGCTCCAGTACAAA
The window above is part of the Novisyntrophococcus fermenticellae genome. Proteins encoded here:
- a CDS encoding folate family ECF transporter S component, whose translation is MKDHQKTSWDVRTLVFLGALVAMHLVLTRVFVLELGFARISLGSVCTILAGLWFGPVAGAVVGFTADIVGCFMKGYAVNPLITLAAILWGVIPVLFRPLFLKGSRVKKSMWLCAGVTLASVISSLGLTTAGLVLFNGFNFFAIMPARIIQFCVMTVVYCVITNLLFFSPATNVIQGLQRHKMRSNP